One genomic region from Rosa rugosa chromosome 1, drRosRugo1.1, whole genome shotgun sequence encodes:
- the LOC133724371 gene encoding UBP1-associated protein 2A-like isoform X1 yields MAKIQTTKKRRLVKTADKNLDKTPKAPKLEPEQEQEPEPEHEHNDDLRRKQPQTGSDSDSDSDSDSDPETLSQLLEPYSKEQLISLITDAASNDSSLFKRIRDAADADVSHRKIFVHGLGWDTTRETLVSAFQPYGDVEDSNLVMDKLTGKTKGYGFVLFKTRRGALKALKEPKKSIGNRSASCQLASVGPGNNNTAAPSSSSSGGGQSDSAGRKIYVSGVPHEAEAEKLRALFGRFGEIETGPMGFDSQTGKSRGFALFLYKSVEGAKKALEEPVKVFEGHQLNCQKATEGSKNKNAVAPAQQQTQAPPLAAVPGAQNMAFFGQYPGLNPLYGGLMTNVGGALVPGSGNPAMMARPLNPGLLAGALNPGVFPAGQYGQVGAGVGGFGGVSHGMGSFGGGGSLLGAYGSIAPLPAMQSLQHVYPSSQTGQTATVRPQGSNGYQPYM; encoded by the exons ATGGCCAAGATCCAAACCACCAAGAAGCGCAGGCTCGTCAAAACCGCCGACAAAAACCTCGACAAAACCCCCAAAGCCCCGAAACTCGAaccagaacaagaacaagaaccagaaccagaacACGAACACAACGACGACCTCCGCCGCAAACAGCCCCAAACCGGGTCGGACTCGGACTCGGACTCCGACTCGGACTCCGACCCGGAGACCCTGTCCCAGCTCCTGGAGCCCTACTCCAAGGAGCAGCTCATCTCCCTCATAACCGACGCCGCCTCCAACGACTCCTCCCTCTTCAAACGCATCCGCGACGCCGCCGACGCCGACGTCTCGCACCGCAAGATATTCGTCCACGGCCTCGGATGGGACACCACCCGCGAAACCCTAGTCTCCGCCTTCCAGCCCTACGGCGACGTCGAGGACTCCAATCTGGTAATGGACAAGCTCACCGGCAAGACCAAAGGCTACGGCTTCGTCCTCTTCAAGACCCGCCGCGGCGCCCTCAAGGCCTTGAAGGAGCCCAAGAAGAGCATCGGCAACCGCAGCGCCTCCTGCCAGCTGGCCTCGGTGGGCCCGGGGAACAACAATACGGCGGCGCCGTCTTCGTCGTCGAGTGGCGGCGGCCAGTCGGACTCGGCGGGGAGGAAGATTTACGTCAGCGGCGTGCCGCATGAGGCCGAAGCCGAGAAATTGAGGGCTTTGTTTGGGAGATTTGGGGAAATTGAGACCGGGCCGATGGGTTTCGATTCGCAGACCGGGAAGTCTAGAGGTTTTGCTTTGTTCTTGTACAAGAGTGTGGAAGGTGCAAAGAAGGCACTTGAGGAACCGGTGAAGGTGTTTGAAGGGCACCAATTGAACTGCCAGAAGGCCACTGAGGGGTCAAAGAACAAGAATGCCGTGGCGCCGGCACAGCAGCAGACGCAGGCTCCGCCACTGGCGGCGGTACCCGGGGCGCAGAATATGGCGTTTTTCGGACAGTACCCGGGATTGAATCCGTTGTATGGTGGATTGATGACCAATGTAGGAGGTGCATTGGTTCCTGGGTCTGGTAACCCGGCTATGATGGCCCGGCCGTTGAACCCGGGTTTACTGGCGGGGGCATTGAACCCTGGTGTGTTTCCAGCTGGACAGTATGGTCAGGTGGGTGCTGGTGTTGGTGGGTTTGGTGGTGTGTCTCATGGGATGGGAAGTTTCGGTGGGGGAGGCTCGTTGCTTGGCGCATACGGGTCAATTGCACCGCTTCCTGCAATGCAGAGTCTGCAGCATGTTTATCCAAGTTCACAGACGGGGCAGACGGCTACAGTTAGGCCTCAGGGGAGTAACGGGTACCAACCGTATATGTG A